One region of Chryseobacterium sp. SORGH_AS_0447 genomic DNA includes:
- the yidD gene encoding membrane protein insertion efficiency factor YidD, translating into MKNLLLLPIKMYWRIIPPSKRRKCIFRTSCSKYVYEKTTADGFVSGLKALKYRFQNCRSGACIIENLTGETYIILPNQQILNESEISERFIKNKN; encoded by the coding sequence ATGAAAAATCTCCTGCTACTTCCGATTAAAATGTATTGGCGGATCATTCCACCGTCAAAAAGAAGAAAATGTATTTTCAGAACAAGCTGTTCAAAATATGTATATGAGAAAACAACAGCAGATGGATTTGTTTCAGGACTAAAAGCATTGAAATACCGCTTCCAAAACTGCAGATCCGGAGCCTGTATCATCGAAAACCTGACAGGAGAAACCTATATTATCCTGCCGAATCAACAGATTCTGAACGAATCAGAAATTTCAGAACGATTTATTAAAAATAAAAATTAA
- a CDS encoding YegP family protein: MGKFVITRRVNNEYQFNLKAGNGEIILTSEGYVQKVSCQKGIESVKANAQDDSRYDKRTAVNGKVYFVLKARNGEIIGKSQLYSSKSGMESGIASVKYNAPTAEIVDETVKTNEYGS; this comes from the coding sequence ATGGGAAAATTTGTCATTACCCGAAGAGTAAACAACGAATATCAGTTTAATCTGAAAGCCGGAAACGGCGAAATTATTTTAACCAGCGAAGGCTATGTCCAGAAAGTTTCCTGCCAGAAAGGAATCGAATCGGTAAAAGCCAATGCTCAGGATGATTCCCGATACGACAAAAGAACAGCCGTTAACGGAAAAGTATATTTTGTTCTAAAAGCAAGGAACGGCGAAATTATCGGAAAAAGCCAGCTGTACAGTTCAAAATCCGGCATGGAAAGCGGAATTGCTTCCGTAAAGTACAATGCGCCCACCGCAGAAATCGTTGATGAAACCGTAAAAACCAATGAATATGGATCTTAA
- a CDS encoding type I restriction endonuclease: protein MDLKIKLEQLHQKVVGLKDQIGTEEATKNAFVMPFIQILGYDIFNPTEVVPEHVCDIGTKKGEKVDYVIRHNDAPIFIIECKHWKESADAHNSQLHRYYHVSKTRFGVLTNGIVYNFYTDLEKPNIMDEKPFFTINIEDIKDSSIKILEKFTKKDYNLEEILDSAEALKYIKAIRKEFEKEIENPSDEMVKLLVSRFFEKPITANRMVPFKEYTKKALTTSINESISFRLKSALSINEQIEKQDDAVKTQQPVDENNESKIVTTEEELEGFQIVKAILREKIPSTRIAYRDTLSYFGILLDDNNRKPLCRLHFNTNNKYLETFHNGKEAGEKILLGTLDEIYNYRDKLLMTLENYN, encoded by the coding sequence ATGGATCTTAAAATTAAACTTGAGCAGCTGCACCAGAAAGTCGTTGGCCTGAAAGACCAGATCGGAACGGAAGAGGCTACCAAAAATGCATTCGTCATGCCTTTTATCCAGATTTTAGGCTATGATATTTTCAATCCTACAGAAGTAGTTCCTGAGCACGTTTGTGATATCGGAACGAAAAAAGGGGAAAAAGTGGATTATGTGATCCGTCACAACGATGCTCCGATATTCATTATTGAATGCAAGCACTGGAAAGAAAGCGCCGATGCCCACAATTCGCAGCTTCACCGGTATTACCATGTTTCGAAAACCCGATTCGGCGTGCTCACCAACGGAATTGTCTATAACTTCTACACGGATCTGGAAAAACCGAATATTATGGATGAAAAGCCATTTTTCACCATTAATATCGAAGACATTAAAGACAGTTCCATTAAGATTCTGGAGAAATTCACCAAGAAAGATTACAATCTTGAAGAGATCCTGGATTCTGCAGAAGCCCTGAAATACATCAAAGCGATCCGCAAGGAATTTGAAAAGGAAATAGAAAATCCTTCGGATGAGATGGTTAAACTGTTGGTCAGCCGTTTTTTCGAAAAACCGATTACCGCCAACCGGATGGTTCCGTTTAAGGAATATACCAAAAAAGCACTCACGACTTCCATTAATGAGTCTATCAGTTTCAGGCTGAAGTCGGCTTTAAGCATTAATGAACAGATCGAAAAGCAGGACGATGCGGTAAAAACACAGCAGCCGGTTGATGAGAATAACGAATCGAAAATCGTAACTACCGAAGAGGAATTGGAGGGCTTCCAGATCGTAAAAGCAATTCTGCGCGAGAAAATTCCTTCGACCAGGATCGCCTACCGCGATACCCTATCGTATTTCGGGATCCTGCTGGACGACAACAACCGTAAACCGCTCTGCAGGCTTCATTTTAATACAAATAACAAATATCTGGAAACCTTCCATAACGGAAAGGAAGCCGGCGAAAAAATCCTGCTGGGCACGCTGGATGAAATTTATAATTACCGTGATAAACTCCTGATGACCCTGGAGAACTATAACTAA
- a CDS encoding SH3 domain-containing protein, with protein sequence MKKLIPFIIITFSVFILNSCFKANDNVGHDGRCTGSANCSACSNCSGCGHCNSGGSCGVCGGGSSGRSSSSGSSSKKSSSKKHKTSKSKSSKPPKVRIDKIDININSNNRYFAGVAGVSIYERPSEKSKILINVTRNDRLIKLQEMKDWYKVKVEPANKTGYIKRKDVK encoded by the coding sequence ATGAAAAAACTAATACCCTTCATCATAATCACTTTCAGTGTATTTATTTTAAATTCTTGTTTTAAAGCCAACGACAATGTAGGCCATGACGGTAGATGCACCGGCTCTGCCAATTGTTCTGCGTGCTCCAACTGTTCAGGGTGTGGACATTGCAACAGTGGAGGGTCCTGCGGAGTCTGCGGTGGAGGATCTTCCGGAAGAAGTTCGTCTTCCGGGAGTTCTTCCAAAAAAAGCAGCTCTAAAAAACACAAAACCTCAAAATCAAAATCCAGCAAGCCGCCAAAAGTTCGTATTGATAAGATAGATATCAATATCAATTCTAACAACAGGTACTTTGCAGGAGTTGCGGGAGTCAGCATTTATGAACGTCCTTCCGAAAAATCGAAGATCTTAATTAATGTTACCAGAAATGACCGGCTGATTAAGCTGCAGGAGATGAAAGACTGGTATAAGGTAAAAGTAGAGCCCGCCAATAAAACAGGATATATTAAACGAAAGGATGTGAAATAA
- a CDS encoding PH domain-containing protein — MNLKKFLNEEQDPQAVEKLLGRINSLLTSQETVEYIAVQKKPILNFSPECIALTNRRIIFCRPRTFGLSMDFQDYRWVEVLDCHIKEGIVGSTFMMKTTKNFTNMVDYLPKNQARKLYQFAQEVEERMHGVRREKSLETLRASAGGVTVNNATPIITQPQQFQQENKPLLIENEDPFALLQKLKDLKENEIISSEEFETKKNEILSRV, encoded by the coding sequence ATGAATTTAAAGAAATTTTTAAATGAAGAGCAGGATCCACAAGCTGTCGAAAAGCTTTTGGGAAGGATCAACAGCCTGCTGACTTCGCAGGAAACAGTGGAATATATTGCGGTTCAGAAGAAACCGATCCTCAATTTTTCTCCCGAATGTATTGCACTTACCAACAGAAGAATTATCTTCTGCAGACCGAGAACCTTCGGGTTATCAATGGATTTCCAGGATTACCGATGGGTAGAGGTCTTAGACTGCCACATTAAAGAAGGAATTGTCGGTTCTACCTTTATGATGAAAACTACAAAAAACTTCACCAATATGGTGGATTATCTTCCAAAAAACCAGGCCAGAAAACTTTATCAGTTCGCACAGGAAGTGGAAGAAAGAATGCACGGAGTGAGAAGAGAAAAAAGTCTGGAAACCCTCAGGGCCTCCGCCGGAGGTGTGACGGTAAACAATGCCACTCCGATTATCACTCAGCCACAGCAATTTCAGCAGGAGAACAAACCTTTATTGATTGAAAATGAGGACCCCTTTGCATTATTGCAGAAATTAAAAGATTTAAAGGAGAACGAAATAATTTCTTCTGAAGAATTTGAAACAAAAAAGAACGAAATCTTATCAAGAGTTTAA
- a CDS encoding TM2 domain-containing protein, translated as MKSKSTTVLLTFFLGGLGIHRFYLGQNGMGILYLVFCWTFIPAFIALIDFFVFLFMSEYRFNNKYNLKTGF; from the coding sequence ATGAAATCAAAATCTACCACCGTTTTACTTACCTTTTTCTTAGGAGGATTAGGCATTCACAGATTTTATTTAGGACAGAATGGTATGGGAATACTTTATCTTGTCTTTTGCTGGACTTTTATTCCTGCATTTATTGCACTTATTGATTTTTTTGTGTTCCTTTTTATGTCTGAATATCGTTTTAATAACAAATATAACCTTAAAACAGGATTTTAA
- a CDS encoding DUF6804 family protein, producing MKPLLTFCALCCFIGIFKLPIEYYTFLRILVSAGALLVLYHTITSRQPYFSIVFLVILILFNPVFPIYLYRKGIWIPIDTITGILFLLINFIEKQVPEKEEEITEETQEHTLPIHQRAVSRDRIINPKKLKEQ from the coding sequence ATGAAACCACTTCTCACCTTCTGTGCGCTGTGTTGTTTCATCGGTATTTTCAAACTTCCTATCGAATATTATACTTTTCTGAGAATTCTCGTTTCCGCCGGAGCTTTATTGGTTTTATACCATACGATAACTTCGAGACAGCCTTATTTCAGTATCGTATTTCTTGTCATCCTCATTCTTTTCAATCCTGTTTTCCCGATCTATCTCTACCGGAAAGGCATCTGGATTCCGATTGATACCATAACGGGGATCCTGTTCCTGCTGATCAATTTCATTGAGAAACAGGTACCTGAAAAAGAAGAGGAAATAACCGAAGAAACACAGGAACATACATTACCGATACATCAGCGAGCTGTTTCCAGAGACCGAATTATTAACCCTAAAAAACTAAAAGAACAATAA
- a CDS encoding beta-carotene 15,15'-monooxygenase translates to MDTSNIKNLFRLKPAPAEPAQEELPKTEVNPDDESLEESRRRTYHESGYRDSSRTSGNHSTLSICLDAVYSKFQNEEKEMVEKQQKLKESYVNEQKNRETEIKALTVSQETREEQLKTKNTEIENHQHTIENLKAEILDLPRNPEKYNVKAGRGASAKFWIGTILLIPITLYLATFYISTSYSAFFKSFDAKSTVIQSVLDANAWMKAWNDGFIEVAFVTLIPFVFLGLGFLIHMFGENKTKINYIKLALLFIVTFIFDAILAYEIESKLYELNKTFESPPFDLKIAFTKIQFWGIIFAGFVVYVIWGLVFDFIMKEHREKDRIKNEQEIRQKKVEFFQEKINTLKKEIEEIIANIGSTKELIIKTRGRIEELQNIIDGVIIPTKDYKLYASEYVQGWITFIGEKIAVSKTEKQTMIDTCIETYNTNLETVGANSDNQNLVYLSSL, encoded by the coding sequence ATGGATACATCCAACATAAAAAATTTATTCCGGCTGAAGCCGGCTCCTGCAGAACCAGCACAGGAAGAGCTTCCCAAAACCGAAGTGAACCCTGATGATGAATCTCTTGAAGAAAGCAGGAGAAGAACCTATCACGAATCGGGATACCGCGACAGTTCGCGCACCAGCGGAAACCACTCTACCCTTTCTATCTGCCTGGATGCGGTATATTCCAAATTCCAGAATGAAGAAAAAGAAATGGTCGAAAAGCAGCAGAAGCTGAAAGAATCTTACGTCAATGAACAGAAAAACAGGGAAACGGAAATCAAAGCATTAACGGTCTCCCAAGAGACTAGAGAGGAACAGCTGAAAACAAAGAACACAGAAATTGAAAACCATCAGCATACGATTGAAAACTTAAAAGCTGAAATCCTTGATTTACCCAGAAATCCAGAAAAGTATAATGTGAAAGCAGGAAGGGGAGCTTCTGCCAAATTCTGGATCGGTACGATTCTTTTGATTCCTATCACATTATACCTGGCTACTTTTTATATATCGACCTCATATTCAGCTTTCTTCAAAAGTTTTGATGCAAAAAGTACGGTTATCCAAAGTGTACTGGATGCCAATGCCTGGATGAAAGCGTGGAATGACGGGTTTATTGAAGTGGCATTCGTCACCCTTATTCCATTTGTTTTCTTAGGATTAGGATTTCTGATTCATATGTTCGGAGAAAATAAAACCAAAATCAATTATATTAAACTTGCCCTATTATTCATCGTAACTTTTATTTTTGATGCTATTCTAGCATATGAAATCGAGTCAAAATTATACGAATTAAACAAGACTTTCGAATCTCCTCCATTCGACCTTAAAATAGCTTTTACGAAGATTCAATTCTGGGGAATTATCTTTGCGGGATTCGTTGTATATGTTATCTGGGGGCTGGTTTTTGATTTTATCATGAAAGAGCACCGTGAAAAAGACAGGATTAAAAACGAACAGGAAATCCGGCAGAAAAAAGTGGAATTCTTTCAGGAAAAGATCAACACCCTGAAAAAAGAAATTGAAGAGATTATAGCCAATATCGGAAGCACCAAAGAACTTATTATCAAAACCCGTGGCAGAATCGAAGAACTGCAGAACATCATAGACGGCGTTATTATCCCTACCAAAGATTATAAACTCTATGCTTCGGAATATGTGCAGGGCTGGATTACATTTATCGGAGAAAAAATCGCTGTATCCAAAACGGAAAAGCAAACCATGATCGACACCTGTATTGAAACTTACAACACGAATCTGGAAACCGTCGGAGCCAATTCGGATAACCAGAACCTGGTTTATTTATCATCTCTTTAA
- a CDS encoding TM2 domain-containing protein, producing the protein MTNHSLVSNPKKSIIVDFPLEKIRESVKNISLLDHKYEPGQQDDVFNQYIFKASEFLSWGAVILINLSRVSENKTEISIEVMRNFGAFDSSVEIQDANRHLINVVNYISRLTTLSSQEIAGMKTRLQQVEAEREREKRKKSEERAERIEVMKVRFHRRNKTAAAVLALFLGFAGAHRIYLGQRTKGYISAFFFWTLIPSVIGIIDFFSFIFMSQEKFDAKYNSENILK; encoded by the coding sequence ATGACAAATCATTCGCTTGTTTCCAATCCAAAAAAGAGCATAATAGTAGATTTTCCTTTAGAAAAAATCAGGGAAAGTGTTAAAAACATCTCATTGCTTGATCATAAGTATGAGCCTGGTCAGCAAGACGATGTTTTTAACCAGTATATATTTAAAGCAAGTGAATTTTTAAGTTGGGGAGCCGTTATTCTTATCAATTTAAGCCGTGTTTCTGAAAATAAGACTGAAATAAGCATTGAAGTAATGAGAAATTTTGGTGCTTTTGATTCTTCTGTGGAAATTCAAGATGCAAATAGACACCTTATTAATGTTGTAAACTATATTTCTCGCTTAACAACATTGTCTTCTCAAGAAATTGCAGGAATGAAAACCCGGCTTCAGCAGGTTGAGGCAGAACGAGAACGTGAAAAAAGGAAAAAGTCAGAAGAAAGAGCGGAAAGAATTGAAGTTATGAAAGTAAGATTTCATCGGAGAAATAAAACGGCAGCCGCTGTTCTGGCTTTATTCTTAGGATTTGCCGGTGCACACCGTATCTATCTGGGACAGCGCACCAAAGGATATATCAGTGCTTTCTTTTTTTGGACTTTAATCCCTTCAGTAATTGGCATAATAGATTTTTTTTCCTTCATCTTCATGTCTCAGGAAAAATTTGATGCTAAATACAATTCAGAAAATATTCTAAAGTAA
- a CDS encoding GNAT family N-acetyltransferase, translating to MSNIIWKIKTFEEFTVPELYAVIKARVDVFVVEQDCPYPDLDGYDQKAVHLWAEEDGEVLAYCRIFDKGIKYNEASIGRVLTTEKARGKSLGKQLIAYAVQAIENRFRTSEIRISAQDYLLRFYGGFGFEDTGKKYLEDNIPHTEMFRK from the coding sequence ATGAGTAATATAATCTGGAAAATAAAAACGTTTGAGGAATTTACCGTTCCCGAACTGTATGCCGTTATCAAAGCGAGGGTAGATGTTTTTGTTGTAGAGCAGGATTGCCCCTATCCGGACCTGGATGGTTACGATCAGAAAGCTGTTCACCTCTGGGCTGAAGAGGATGGGGAAGTGCTGGCTTACTGCAGAATCTTCGATAAAGGGATCAAGTATAATGAAGCATCAATCGGAAGGGTTCTGACCACGGAAAAGGCAAGAGGCAAAAGCCTGGGGAAACAGTTGATTGCTTATGCTGTACAAGCCATTGAAAACCGTTTCCGTACTTCGGAGATCAGAATTTCTGCACAAGACTATCTGCTGCGGTTCTACGGCGGATTCGGTTTTGAAGATACCGGAAAAAAATACCTCGAAGACAATATTCCGCACACGGAAATGTTTAGAAAATAA
- the yihA gene encoding ribosome biogenesis GTP-binding protein YihA/YsxC produces the protein MVIKTATFVKSSGKWQECPEPNMPEYAFIGRSNVGKSSLINAMMNHKDLAKTSGTPGKTQLINHFLVNENWYLTDLPGYGYAKVSKSIRKDFEKLITNYILNRRNLVNLFVLVDSRHKPQAIDLEFIQWCGESGVPFSIVFTKVDKLKPNAAIQNVENYKAELHKTWEDLPEIYVTSAEKKEGCDEILRFIQKTNEFLVNNNVSFDE, from the coding sequence ATGGTTATTAAAACAGCAACGTTTGTAAAGAGCAGCGGAAAATGGCAGGAATGTCCGGAGCCGAATATGCCGGAATATGCATTTATCGGGAGATCCAACGTAGGAAAATCTTCTTTGATCAATGCAATGATGAACCATAAGGATCTTGCGAAAACTTCCGGAACTCCCGGAAAAACACAGCTCATCAATCATTTTCTGGTGAATGAAAACTGGTATCTCACCGATTTACCGGGATACGGATATGCTAAAGTTTCCAAATCCATCCGTAAGGATTTTGAAAAACTGATTACCAATTATATCTTGAACCGAAGAAACCTGGTTAACCTTTTCGTACTGGTAGATTCCAGGCATAAGCCCCAGGCGATCGATTTGGAGTTTATCCAGTGGTGCGGGGAAAGCGGGGTTCCTTTTTCGATTGTTTTTACGAAAGTGGATAAGCTGAAACCCAATGCCGCGATACAGAATGTAGAAAATTATAAAGCGGAACTGCATAAGACCTGGGAAGACCTGCCGGAAATCTATGTTACCTCTGCGGAAAAGAAAGAAGGCTGTGACGAAATCCTGCGTTTTATCCAAAAGACCAATGAGTTCCTGGTTAACAACAATGTAAGTTTTGATGAGTAA
- a CDS encoding alpha/beta fold hydrolase translates to MIFSTKKEKKYTFIEAGEGHPLVLLHGLMGGLSNFDKMVDFFSDRGFKVYVPQLPIYELPVLNTNLTTLAKYIAKFLETHVEGPATIVGNSMGGHIGLILTLARPDLVKNLVLTGSSGLYERTFGDSFPRKNDRSYIRKKTEEVFYDPAVATEDLVDEVFSVVNDRMKGIKTVMLARSAIKHNMLNDLPKIKTPTCLIWGRNDNVTPPEVAEDMHKFIPNSELFWIDKCGHAAMMEKADEFNEILYSWLKDKV, encoded by the coding sequence ATGATATTTAGTACAAAAAAAGAAAAGAAATATACCTTTATAGAGGCGGGAGAGGGACATCCATTGGTGTTGCTTCATGGTTTGATGGGAGGATTGAGCAATTTCGATAAGATGGTGGATTTTTTTTCAGACAGGGGATTCAAAGTATATGTTCCCCAGCTACCGATCTACGAGTTGCCGGTACTTAATACCAATCTTACGACTTTGGCCAAGTATATCGCCAAATTTTTGGAAACCCATGTGGAAGGTCCTGCAACAATTGTCGGGAACTCTATGGGCGGACACATCGGACTTATCCTGACCCTGGCGAGGCCGGATTTGGTTAAAAATCTTGTACTTACGGGAAGTTCGGGCCTGTATGAAAGGACTTTCGGGGACAGTTTCCCGAGAAAGAACGACCGTTCCTATATCAGAAAAAAAACAGAAGAGGTCTTTTATGATCCTGCCGTAGCTACCGAAGATCTTGTGGACGAGGTCTTTTCTGTGGTAAATGACAGGATGAAAGGCATTAAAACGGTTATGCTGGCCAGAAGTGCCATCAAGCATAATATGCTGAACGATCTGCCGAAGATCAAAACGCCTACCTGCCTGATCTGGGGAAGAAACGATAATGTAACTCCTCCGGAAGTTGCGGAAGACATGCATAAATTTATTCCGAATTCGGAGCTGTTCTGGATCGATAAATGCGGCCACGCAGCGATGATGGAAAAGGCAGACGAATTCAATGAAATTCTTTACAGCTGGCTGAAAGATAAAGTTTAA
- the mraZ gene encoding division/cell wall cluster transcriptional repressor MraZ, with the protein MKSFIGTYECKIDDKGRLKVPSSLIKQMENFDDKAFVVKRSVFQSCLEVYPITAWDKMMGKINKLNRFVKKNADFIRMFTAGVKTVELDNAGRLQISKDLTVFAGLQKDIVITGAGELFEVWDKEAYEKVISIDEADFASLAEDVMGSLDEE; encoded by the coding sequence ATGAAAAGTTTCATTGGGACATATGAGTGTAAAATTGACGACAAAGGCCGCTTAAAAGTTCCCTCCTCTTTAATCAAACAGATGGAGAACTTCGATGATAAGGCATTTGTGGTCAAAAGATCTGTGTTCCAGTCCTGCCTGGAAGTTTACCCCATTACGGCATGGGATAAAATGATGGGCAAGATCAACAAACTGAATCGTTTTGTAAAAAAGAATGCTGATTTCATCAGAATGTTTACGGCAGGAGTAAAAACGGTAGAATTGGATAATGCAGGAAGGTTACAGATCTCAAAAGACCTTACGGTATTCGCCGGTCTTCAGAAAGACATCGTGATTACCGGGGCGGGAGAACTTTTCGAGGTCTGGGACAAAGAAGCGTACGAAAAGGTAATATCCATAGACGAAGCCGATTTTGCCAGCCTTGCCGAAGATGTAATGGGCTCTTTAGATGAAGAATAA
- the rsmH gene encoding 16S rRNA (cytosine(1402)-N(4))-methyltransferase RsmH — MYHNPVLLKQSVDDLVTNPDGTYVDCTFGGGGHSREILSRLSDKGRLFSFDQDLDALKNAIDDPRFTLINQNFRFLENSLLIYGVSQVDGILADLGVSSHQFDEADRGFSTRSNAPLDMRMNVMQGLDAKRVINDYDEEQLADIFYYYGELREARKLARDIVHHRKTKSINTTEDLKKLFSYLPPHKVNKFYAQLFQAIRIEVNQELEVLKEMLVQAYNVLKPEGRLVVISYHSLEDRLVKRFLKNGMFEGEPERDIYGNYKKAFELVKSKAIVPDDREIEENSRARSAKMRTGIKV, encoded by the coding sequence ATGTATCATAACCCCGTTTTGTTGAAGCAAAGTGTTGATGATTTGGTAACGAATCCAGACGGAACCTATGTAGACTGTACTTTTGGTGGCGGAGGCCATTCAAGAGAAATATTGAGCCGGCTTTCCGATAAAGGGAGACTGTTCAGTTTTGATCAGGATCTGGATGCGCTGAAAAATGCCATCGACGATCCGAGATTTACACTGATCAATCAGAATTTCCGGTTTCTGGAAAACTCGCTGCTGATCTACGGCGTTTCCCAGGTCGACGGAATTCTGGCAGATTTGGGGGTTTCCTCGCATCAGTTTGATGAAGCCGACAGAGGATTCTCCACGAGGAGCAATGCGCCGCTGGACATGCGGATGAATGTGATGCAGGGCCTTGATGCCAAAAGAGTGATCAACGATTACGATGAAGAGCAGCTTGCCGATATCTTTTATTACTACGGCGAACTGAGAGAAGCAAGAAAGCTGGCAAGGGATATTGTTCATCACCGGAAAACGAAGAGCATCAATACCACGGAAGACCTGAAAAAACTCTTCAGCTATCTTCCGCCGCATAAAGTGAATAAATTTTATGCCCAGCTGTTTCAGGCGATCCGGATCGAGGTGAATCAGGAGCTGGAAGTTTTAAAAGAAATGCTTGTTCAGGCATATAACGTTTTAAAGCCTGAAGGAAGGCTGGTCGTAATCTCCTACCACTCCCTGGAAGACAGGCTGGTAAAAAGATTTTTGAAAAACGGAATGTTTGAGGGGGAACCCGAAAGAGACATTTACGGAAATTATAAAAAAGCATTCGAGCTGGTAAAGAGCAAAGCCATCGTTCCCGACGACAGGGAAATCGAGGAAAATTCCAGAGCCCGAAGTGCTAAAATGAGAACAGGAATTAAAGTGTAA
- a CDS encoding FtsL-like putative cell division protein, with protein sequence MAKRATTNRPQKRLTFIDIIKGNFLNRDEIKMHYKYFLLLFILMMAMIYSNHLVNKKIKIVNALKEETEEYKSRNAYAQSKLIKVKMESELGKEVARDSLMTLENHPHKLLIKLDSTDAKAK encoded by the coding sequence TTGGCAAAAAGAGCAACAACAAATCGTCCTCAGAAGAGACTTACTTTTATAGACATTATAAAAGGAAATTTCCTGAACCGTGACGAGATCAAGATGCACTACAAATACTTTTTGCTGCTGTTTATCCTGATGATGGCGATGATTTACAGCAACCATCTGGTAAATAAAAAAATTAAAATCGTTAACGCTTTAAAAGAAGAAACGGAAGAATATAAATCACGGAACGCTTACGCACAGAGTAAGCTGATAAAAGTAAAAATGGAATCGGAACTGGGGAAGGAAGTCGCACGGGATTCTCTGATGACGCTGGAAAACCATCCTCATAAATTGCTAATCAAACTGGACAGTACAGATGCAAAAGCAAAATGA